The region GGTGAGCAGGCCCGCCTTGTGCAGCACCCGGGCGTGCGCACGGGAGCCCGCGATGTCGTACGGGGCCAGCCGCCAGTCGAAGTGGACCGACGCCGACAGCTGGGCCAGCGCCTCTGCCGGACCGTCGGCGAAACGGCCGCCCCAGAGCCGGACGTCACCGCTGTTGCTGCTCACTGCTGCTCCTCAAGGCTGCTGTGGTGTGCGACTTCCCCCAAGGCCTCAAGGGCCAGGGGGGTACCCCCTCCCGGCCGCGGAGGGCAGGGAGGCGGCTTGCCGTACGAAGGTAACGAGGCGGGCTCAGGCCAGGTCGCGCTTTGCTGCGATCTTGCTCGACATGCCGAAGAGCTCGATGAAGCCCTTCGAGAGCGACTGGTCGAAGGTGTCGCCGGTGTCGTACGTCGCGAGGTTGAAGTCGTACAGCGACTGGTCCGACTTCCGGCCGGTGACGACCGCGCGGCCGCCGTGCAGGGTCATCCGGATGTCGCCGCTGACCTGCTGGTTCGCCTCGTTGATGAAGCCGTCCAGGGCGCGCTTGAGCGGCGAGAACCACAGGCCGTCGTAGACCAGCTCGCCCCAGCGCTGCTCGACCTGCCGCTTGTAGCGGGCCAGTTCGCGCTCGACGGTGACGCTCTCCAGCTCCTGGTGCGCGGTGATCAGCGCGATCGCGCCGGGCGCCTCGTACACCTCACGGGACTTGATGCCGACCAGCCGGTCCTCGACCATGTCGATCCGGCCGATGCCCTGGGCGCCGGCCCGCTCGTTGAGCTGCTGGATGGCCTGCAGGACGGTGACGGGCTTGCCGTCGATGGCGACCGGGACGCCCTCCTTGAAGGAGATGACGACCTCGTCGGCCTCCCGCTGGACGGCCGGGTTCTCGGTGTACTCGTACACGTCCTCGATCGGCGCGTTCCAGATGTCCTCCAGGAAGCCGGTCTCCACGGCCCGCCCGAAGACGTTCTGGTCGATGGAGTACGGCGACTTCTTGGTGGTCGCGATCGGGAGGTTCTTCTCCTCGCAGAACGCGATCGCCTTGTCCCGGGTCATCGCGTAGTCGCGGACCGGGGCGATGCACTTCAGGTCGGGGGCGAGGGAGGAGATGCCGGCCTCGAAGCGGACCTGGTCGTTGCCCTTGCCGGTGCAGCCGTGGGCGACGGTGGTGGCGCCGTGCTTCTTGGCGGCGGCGACCAGGTGCTTGACGATGGTCGGCCGCGAGAGCGCGGAGACCAGCGGGTAGCGGTCCATGTACAGGGCATTGGCCTTGATCGCCGGGAGGCAGTACTCGTCGGCGAACTCGTCCTTGGCGTCCGCGACCTCGGCCTCGACCGCACCGCAGTCGAGCGCACGCTTGCGGATGACGTCCAGGTCCTCGCCGCCCTGGCCGACGTCCACGGCAACGGCGATGACCTCGGCGCCCGTCTCCTCGGCGATCCAGCCGATACAGACGGAGGTGTCCAGGCCGCCCGAGTAGGCGAGTACGACGCGCTCGGTCACGGGTTTCTCCTTACGGTGCATACGCTGATGGGTATAAGTATGCACTCCACCGTATGTTTCGTCAACGCAACCACGAACCCGCAGGTCAGTCGGCGGGTCGAGGGCGTGTCGCCTGCCTCACGACCCCTCCTTGAGCACCTCCGTCAGCACGGTCACATGGCTCGCCGACATGTCCTTCGTCGCCGTCAGCAGCGTCAGCGGCCCCTCCCGGGCGAGCTCCCGGAGCCGCTCCAGCGCCCGCTGCGCGGCCTCGGTCGCCAGCTCCTCGCGATAGCGCTCGGCGAACTGCTCGTACCGCTCCCCCTCGTGGCCGTACCAGCGCCGCAGCTCGGACGACGGCGCCACCTCCTTGCACCACTCGGTGAGCTGCGCATCCGCCTTCGACAGCCCGCGCGGCCACAGCCGGTCGACCAGCACTCGGGCCCCGTCCTCCGGCTCCGGCGACTCGTACACCCGGCGCACCCGGAGGGCATCCGCGGGGAATATTTCACCCATACCTCATCGAACCATGCCTGCGAGAGTCCCGCCGGGAGGCCGGGAAGCACCCCCTGCGGGCCCCGCTTTGGATTCATGGGCCGGGACAGGGTATTTTTCTTCTGCACGCCCCGGCCGGGAGTTCTCCGGCCGGTATGAGCACCGGGACGTGGCGCAGCTTGGTAGCGCACTTGACTGGGGGTCAAGGGGTCGCAGGTTCAAATCCTGTCGTCCCGACGGTGTTTTTGCAGGTCAAAGGCCGCTTCCGAGGTTTCGGAAGCGGCCTTTGCCGTTGCTTGTCGTGGGCTGCCGCCGCTTGCCGTTGCGTCGGGGCTCCCGCGGGGAGCCCCGCCCCGGTCGGCCCGGGGGCGGACGCGGGGCGGGAGCGAGGCCGCGGGGCGGCCCGTACGGCGTGCCGACGGCGGCCGGCGTGCCCCTACGGCACGGGGTCCGACACTCCGCGCGGGTGCGGTATCGCTATCTCCTCCGGCTTCTGCAGCGCCACGGTCCGCGCCGGGGAGGGAATCCTGATGCCCTCGGCCCGGTAGCGCTGGTGCAGGCGCTTGATGAACTCGTGCTTGATCCGGTACTGGTCGCTGAACTCGCCGACGCCGAGGATCACGGTGAAGCTGATCCGCGAGTCGCCGAAGGTGTGGAAGCGGACAGCCGGTTCGTGGTCGGGGACCCCGCCGGTGATGTCGGTCATCACGCTCTCGACGACCTCGGTGGTGACCCGCTCGACATGTTCGAGGTCGCTGTCGTAGCCGACGCCCACCTGCACGAGGATCGACAACTTCTGTTCCGGCCGGCTGAAGTTGGTCATGTTGGTGTCCGCCAGCTGGCGGTTGGAGATGATCACCAGGTTGTTGGAGAGCTGCCGCACGACGGTGTTGCGCCAGTTGACGTCGACGACATAGCCCTCCTCGCCGCTGCTGAGCCGGATGTAGTCACCGGGCTGCACGGTCTTCGAGGCGAGGATGTGCACACCGGCGAAGAGGTTGGCGAGGGTGTCCTGCAGCGCCAGCGCGACCGCGAGGCCGCCCACGCCCAGCGCGGTCAGCAGCGGGGCGATGGAGATGCCCAGGGTCTGCAGGACGACGAGAAAGCCCATCGCCAGCACCACGATGCGCGTGATGTTGGCGAAGATGGTGGCCGATCCGGCCACGCCGGACCTGGACTGCGCCAAAGTCTTCACCAGGCCGGTGATCACCCGGGCCGCAGTGAGCGTGACGACCAGGATGAGCAGCACGGTCAGCGTGCGGTTGACGGTGTGCCCGACGCTCTGCGTCAGCGGCAGAGCGGCGGCCGCCGCCGCCATACCGGCGGTGATGGCCGCCCAGGGCACCACGGTCCGCAGCGCGTCGACGATGACGTCGTCCCCGCTCCACCGCGTCCGCAGTGCGTGCTTGCCCAGCCATCGCAGGGCCACGCGCAGCAGCACGGCCGCCGCGATGCCGATGGCCAGCGCGGCCCCGGCCACCATCATGTCGTGCAGCGTGAAAGCCCGGTTCACCGGCCGGCTCCCGCGGTCCGGGGGAACTGCTCGGCTATCAGCCGGATGTGATGCGACGTCACCTGGTCACCTGCTTGTCTCTGAGGCTGCGAAGGCGCCGGGACATCCGTGGACACCCCGACGCGAACTGCCATCCTGCCGCATGCGGTTCGGCCACCGGCAGGTGGCTCGGAGCGCAAACGGGCGCGGCCGCCTCCCGGAGGGGAGACGGCCGTGTCCCAGAGTGCTGGTGTGACGGGTGAGCAGCGCGAAGGGCGGGCCCCGCGCGCCTCAGTGCGCCTTTTGCGCCAGGCGCAGCAGATGGGCGGCGAGGGCCTGGCCGCCCGCCGGGTCGCGGCTGATGAGCATCAGGGTGTCGTCGCCCGCGATGGTGCCGAGGATGTCGTGGAGTTCGGCCTGGTCGATGGCCGAGGCCAGGAACTGGGCGGCGCCCGGCGGGGTGCGCAGGACCACGAGGTTGGCGGAGGCCTCGGCGGAGATGAGGAGTTCGCCGGAGAGGCGGCGCATCCGCTCCTCCTTGGCCGACTCCCCCAGCGGGGCCCGCGGCTTGCGGTCGCCGCCCTCGCTGGGCACCGCGTAGATCAGCTCACCGCCGGTGTTGCGGATCTTCACCGCGCCCAGTTCGTCCAGGTCCCGGGAGAGCGTCGCCTGGGTGACGGACAGGCCGTCGTCGGCGAGCAGCTTGGCGAGCTGGCTCTGGGAGCGGACCGGCAGCCGGTTGAGGATGTCCACGATCCGGCGGTGGCGTGCGGTGCGGGTCTGCGGCACGGCCTGGCCGCCGTTGTACGCCTCGTTGTCCTGCGGCTCGGTCATCGTTGTCGTCAGTCTCCGGCTCGTCGTTCCCCGTCGGCCCCTTGGCGGGCCGTGTCCAGGACGGCGGGGAGCTTGTGGAGGAACACTTCCGCTTCGTCGTCGGAGACGATCAGCGGCGGGGCGAGCCGGACGACGTCCGGCGCGACCGCGTTCACCAGCAGGCCCGCGTCCTGAGCCGCCTGCTGCACCTGTGGCGCGAGCGGCTCCGTCAAGACGATACCCAGGAGGAGGCCCGCGCCGCGGACCTGAGCGACCAATGGGTGGCCCAGAGCCTCGGTTCCGGTCCGCAGTCGCTCGCCGACCCGCTTGACGTTCTCCAGGACGCCGTCCGCCTCGATGGTGTCCAGGACGGCGAGGGCGCCGGCGCAGACGACCGGGTTGCCGCTGAACGTCGAACCGTGCGAACCGGGCGTGAGCAGCTCGGCGGCCGGGCCGAAGGCCAGCGTGGCGCCGATCGGCAGACCGCCCCCCAGGCCCTTGGCGAGGGTGATGATGTCCGCCTCGACGCCCTGGGCACGGGACTCCAGCCAGTGGCCGGTCCGGCCGATGCCGGTCTGGATCTCGTCGAGGACCAGCAGGGTGCCGGTGGCGTCGGTGATCTCGCGGGCCGCCCGGAGGTAGCCGGGCGGCGGGACGACCACGCCGTTCTCGCCCTGGAGGGGCTCCAGGATGACGAAGGCGGTGTCGGTGGTGACGGCGGCGCGGAGGGCCTCGACGTCCCCGTACGGGACGTAGTCGACGTCGCCGGGCAGCGGCGCGAAGGGCGCCTGCTTGGCGGGCTGGCCGGTGAGGGCGAGGGCGCCCATGGTGCGGCCGTGGAAGCCGCCGGCGGTGGAGACCATATGGCGGCGCCCGGTCAGCCGGCCGATCTTGAAGGCGGCTTCGTTGGCCTCGGCGCCGGAGTTGGAGAAGTAGACCCGGCCCGGGCGTCCGGCCAGCGCGAGGAGGCGCTCGGCGAGGGCGACGGTGGGCTCGGCGACGAAGAAGTTCGAGACGTGGCCGAGGGTGGCGACCTGGTCGGAGACGGCACGGACCACCGCGGGGTGGGCATGGCCGAGGGAGTTCACCGCGATGCCGCCGAGGAAGTCGAGGTACTCGTTGCCGTCGGCGTCCCACACCGTGGCGCCCTCGCCGCGGACGAGCGGGATACGGGGGGTGCCGAAGTTCTCCATCATGGCGCCCTGCCAGCGCCCGGTGAGGCCTGCGTTGGTCACCGGGCCGTGGCGGTGTGCCGCGTCGCTCATGTCGCCCCCTCGATCGTGTTCGCGTCCGGCACGACCATCGTGCCGATTCCTTCGTCGGTGAAGATCTCCAGCAGGATCGAGTGCTGGACCCGCCCGTCGATGACCCGGGCGGTGTGCACGCCGTTGCGGACGGCGTGCAGACAGCCCCGCATCTTGGGGACCATGCCGCTGGCCAGGTCGGGCAGCAGCTTCTCCAGTTCGCCGGCGGTGAGGCGGGAGATCACCTCGTCGCTCTGCGGCCAGTCCTCGTAGAGCCCCTCGACGTCGGTGAGGACCATCAGCGTCTCGGCGCCGAGGGCCGCGGCCAGCGCGGCCGCGGCGGTGTCGGCGTTGACGTTGAAGACGCCGTGGGCATCGTCCTCGTCGCTGCTGCGGGCGATCGAGGAGATGACCGGGATCCGGCCGTCGTCCAGGAGCGCGTGGACCGCGCCGGGGTCGATGCCGGTGATCTCGCCGACCCGGCCGATGTCCACCCGCTCCCCGTCGATGTCGGCGAAGTGCTTGGTCGCGGTCATCAGATGGGCGTCCTCGCCGGTCATGCCGACGGCGAGCGGGCCGTGCTCGTTGAGCAGCCCGACCAGTTCGCGCTGCACCTGTCCGGCCAGCACCATGCGTACGACGTTCATCGCCTCGGGCGTGGTGACCCGCAGGCCGCCCTTGAACTCCGACTCCAGGCCGAGCAGGTCGAGCTGGGCGCTGATCTGCGGGCCGCCGCCGTGCACGACGACGGGGCGCAGGCCGGCGTGCCGCAGGAAGACCACGTCCTGGGCGAAGGCCCGCTTGAGCTCCTCGTCGATCATGGCGTTGCCGCCGAACTTGATGACGACGGTCTTGCCGTGGTGCCGGGTCAGCCAGGGCAGCGCCTCGATGAGGGTGCGGGCCTTGGGGAGCGCGGTGTGTTTGCGGGTACTCATGCGCCGGCCTCGCTTCGCTCGGCGGGCTCGCACAGCCCGCACCGGTGTCGGATGCGCTCGCTCATGAGGAGTACGCGCTGTTCTCGTGGACGTAGTCGGCGGTCAGGTCGTTGGCCCAGATGACCGCGGACTCGGTGCCGGCGGCGAGGTCCGCGGTGATGCGTACCTCCCGGTAGCGCATGTCGACCAGGTCGCGGTCCTCGCCCACCGAGCCGTTCTTGCAGACCCAGATGTCGTTGATGGCGACATTGAGCTGGTCGGGCTCGAAGACGGCGGAGGTGGTGCCGATGGCCGACAGCACCCGGCCCCAGTTGGGGTCCTCGCCGTGGATGGCGCACTTGAGGAGGTTGTTGCGGGCGATGGAGCGGCCGACCTCGACCGCGTCGTCCTCGCTGGCCGCGCCCACGACCTCGATCCGGATGTCCTTGCTGGCGCCCTCGGCGTCCCCGATCAGCTGCCGTGCCAGGTCGTCGCAGACCGCGCGCACCGCCTCGGCGAACTCGGCGGTGTCCGGCACGACGCCGGAGGCGCCCGAGGCGAGCAGCAGCACCGTGTCGTTGGTCGACATACAGCCGTCGGAGTCGACCCGGTCGAAGGTGGTGCGGGTCGCGGCCCGCAGCGCCGTATCGAGCTCGGCGGCCGGCACATCGGCGTCGGTGGTCAGGACGACGAGCATGGTGGCCAGGCCCGGGGCGAGCATGCCGGCGCCCTTGGCCATCCCGCCGACGGTCCAGCCTCCCCCGTCCCCCGGCCGGGTGCCGCCCACCGTGACCTGGGCGGTCTTGTGCACGCTGTCGGTGGTCTTGATGGCGATGGCGGCCTTCTCGCCGCCGTGCTCGGTCAGCTCGGCCGCGGCACGGTCGATTCCGGGCAGCAGCTTGTCCATCGGGAGCCGCAGGCCGATCA is a window of Streptomyces caniferus DNA encoding:
- the argJ gene encoding bifunctional glutamate N-acetyltransferase/amino-acid acetyltransferase ArgJ, with the protein product MSVTAAQGFTAAGIAAGIKAPFVSGNGGNPDLALVVNNGPRLAAAGVFTSNRVKAAPVVWSEQVLKGGTVSAVVLNSGGANACTGPLGFQDTHATAERAAEVLGLNAGEVAIASTGLIGLRLPMDKLLPGIDRAAAELTEHGGEKAAIAIKTTDSVHKTAQVTVGGTRPGDGGGWTVGGMAKGAGMLAPGLATMLVVLTTDADVPAAELDTALRAATRTTFDRVDSDGCMSTNDTVLLLASGASGVVPDTAEFAEAVRAVCDDLARQLIGDAEGASKDIRIEVVGAASEDDAVEVGRSIARNNLLKCAIHGEDPNWGRVLSAIGTTSAVFEPDQLNVAINDIWVCKNGSVGEDRDLVDMRYREVRITADLAAGTESAVIWANDLTADYVHENSAYSS
- the argB gene encoding acetylglutamate kinase, which produces MSTRKHTALPKARTLIEALPWLTRHHGKTVVIKFGGNAMIDEELKRAFAQDVVFLRHAGLRPVVVHGGGPQISAQLDLLGLESEFKGGLRVTTPEAMNVVRMVLAGQVQRELVGLLNEHGPLAVGMTGEDAHLMTATKHFADIDGERVDIGRVGEITGIDPGAVHALLDDGRIPVISSIARSSDEDDAHGVFNVNADTAAAALAAALGAETLMVLTDVEGLYEDWPQSDEVISRLTAGELEKLLPDLASGMVPKMRGCLHAVRNGVHTARVIDGRVQHSILLEIFTDEGIGTMVVPDANTIEGAT
- a CDS encoding acetylornithine transaminase, which translates into the protein MSDAAHRHGPVTNAGLTGRWQGAMMENFGTPRIPLVRGEGATVWDADGNEYLDFLGGIAVNSLGHAHPAVVRAVSDQVATLGHVSNFFVAEPTVALAERLLALAGRPGRVYFSNSGAEANEAAFKIGRLTGRRHMVSTAGGFHGRTMGALALTGQPAKQAPFAPLPGDVDYVPYGDVEALRAAVTTDTAFVILEPLQGENGVVVPPPGYLRAAREITDATGTLLVLDEIQTGIGRTGHWLESRAQGVEADIITLAKGLGGGLPIGATLAFGPAAELLTPGSHGSTFSGNPVVCAGALAVLDTIEADGVLENVKRVGERLRTGTEALGHPLVAQVRGAGLLLGIVLTEPLAPQVQQAAQDAGLLVNAVAPDVVRLAPPLIVSDDEAEVFLHKLPAVLDTARQGADGERRAGD
- a CDS encoding arginine repressor, with protein sequence MTEPQDNEAYNGGQAVPQTRTARHRRIVDILNRLPVRSQSQLAKLLADDGLSVTQATLSRDLDELGAVKIRNTGGELIYAVPSEGGDRKPRAPLGESAKEERMRRLSGELLISAEASANLVVLRTPPGAAQFLASAIDQAELHDILGTIAGDDTLMLISRDPAGGQALAAHLLRLAQKAH
- a CDS encoding mechanosensitive ion channel family protein, producing MNRAFTLHDMMVAGAALAIGIAAAVLLRVALRWLGKHALRTRWSGDDVIVDALRTVVPWAAITAGMAAAAAALPLTQSVGHTVNRTLTVLLILVVTLTAARVITGLVKTLAQSRSGVAGSATIFANITRIVVLAMGFLVVLQTLGISIAPLLTALGVGGLAVALALQDTLANLFAGVHILASKTVQPGDYIRLSSGEEGYVVDVNWRNTVVRQLSNNLVIISNRQLADTNMTNFSRPEQKLSILVQVGVGYDSDLEHVERVTTEVVESVMTDITGGVPDHEPAVRFHTFGDSRISFTVILGVGEFSDQYRIKHEFIKRLHQRYRAEGIRIPSPARTVALQKPEEIAIPHPRGVSDPVP
- a CDS encoding DUF488 domain-containing protein, translated to MGEIFPADALRVRRVYESPEPEDGARVLVDRLWPRGLSKADAQLTEWCKEVAPSSELRRWYGHEGERYEQFAERYREELATEAAQRALERLRELAREGPLTLLTATKDMSASHVTVLTEVLKEGS
- a CDS encoding argininosuccinate synthase, with amino-acid sequence MTERVVLAYSGGLDTSVCIGWIAEETGAEVIAVAVDVGQGGEDLDVIRKRALDCGAVEAEVADAKDEFADEYCLPAIKANALYMDRYPLVSALSRPTIVKHLVAAAKKHGATTVAHGCTGKGNDQVRFEAGISSLAPDLKCIAPVRDYAMTRDKAIAFCEEKNLPIATTKKSPYSIDQNVFGRAVETGFLEDIWNAPIEDVYEYTENPAVQREADEVVISFKEGVPVAIDGKPVTVLQAIQQLNERAGAQGIGRIDMVEDRLVGIKSREVYEAPGAIALITAHQELESVTVERELARYKRQVEQRWGELVYDGLWFSPLKRALDGFINEANQQVSGDIRMTLHGGRAVVTGRKSDQSLYDFNLATYDTGDTFDQSLSKGFIELFGMSSKIAAKRDLA